From Ovis aries strain OAR_USU_Benz2616 breed Rambouillet chromosome 25, ARS-UI_Ramb_v3.0, whole genome shotgun sequence:
TTTTGTCTGGCAGGTCCCCAAGACTGTCTAGAGTTCGGCAAACTTTATTCCCTCCAACCTCCCCTGCACGTGTCCACGTGTTCGTGCACGCGATACCAGCTCTGGGTAAGCCCTGCTGGTGGGTGACTCATCGTTGCCACAGGATAAGCCCAGCCCTGGCGCCGGGCGCTGGCGGCCCTCTTCATCAGAGCCCTTGCCGCACCTTGGCTGGTAACGCCCCATTCCCTTTCCCCACCTCCCCGCCTTTGTACACACTGTTCCCCCCCCCCGTCCGCATGATCTTGTTCTCTTCTGGACGAGTACGTACATAGTCATGCCGTTTAAACTCTGGCTACAAGGCACTTCCAGTTCAGGGGAGACTGATAGAAAAAAGCGTCGTCCTAGAGGCTTTCGGCGACCTGCCAGCAGGGTGCAGCGTCGCGTCCACCCCCCGCACCCCTCCCCGTCACACCCCCAGCCCAAGTCTTTTTGTGTGTAACCATCTGCCCAGGggacctttcctttctccaatccGAGATCCCTCCCAAGGAAGCAATAGGTTTCCTTCCTAATCCTTGGTATCTGTCACCCTCACCGCAGGGCCAAGCTCAGTTTCACGGTTTGTTCCTGTTTCTGACTTCCCCAAAGAAGGCCTCACCTGGTCTACAAAATGGGCCAAGACCTAAAGGGAAGGTCCtggaagagatacctggagtaatgtgGAGGTGCTTCCAGCATCTCCAGGAGCCCCTGCCCCCAGAAGAGGATGCCAGTGTTGGGAGAGATCACATGGGGCCACACCCAGAGGCGGGTGGGGCTGAACTGTCAGAGCCTTCAGGTCCTTTTTGGTCGGCAACCTTCCCCGCCTGACTCAGGAGAAATCCCAGTTGGCCCAACAATCTTTCTTAATCCTATTTTCCTTCTGAGTGTGTTGGCCTTAGGAATGAGTGTGTGAGCCATCTCAGACCAAGGAGAGGAGGAGTCGGGTCTGAGAACCAGGAGACTTCTAGGAAAGGGTTTCTCATCCTCCAAGAAAAGAGGAagcatttcttcctcttccactGGACACTTTTGTGACCGGAAATGATGCTTAGGACTCTGGCAGCCACTTCTAACCTCAGGAGGAAGGAGCCAGAGGAAAGCCAACTTGCTGATTAGGGCAGAGCAGAAGTATGAGAAGAACCGATATCCCAAGTTATTTTATTGAGTCCCTAACTTAACCAGTCCTGCACCTGCACAGTAGGCAAAAGGATCTGTTTTCTCATCGTTTAAGCTGCTGTGAAGTATGTTTCTATTACAAAGAAAAGCTAAAATCCTGATGTTGGCTCAGTGATAGTAGGGTCCTTCCTTTGCAGCCTCCCTCGCCGCCTCAGCCTCCTTGCTCAACATGCCGCCCTCTCAGTTTCAGCCCTGTTGACCTCAGTTCATTCCCGTCGTGCGTCAGCTCAGCTccgtctgtgtgtgtgctgtttttttttttttttctacctggaATGCTGTCCATCCTTCCCCATAAATCACCCTTGTCTAGGTGGCTTCTGCTCTTTCGTCCTTCAGATCTCGGCTTCCCAGATCGGCCCCCAACAAACACAGAATGGGTCCAGCCACTGCCGGTGTGCTTCTTTCCCCACTTATGGACTAATGAGGGGCTCTCCTGTGTGCTTAGCTCTGATGGCTGTCCACAGGCTGCAGCCAAGTCCCCTGTGCTGATGAGTGCGTGCCCAGTGCCTAGAGTGGGGCTCTGGCAGCATCCGCCGAATGAAAGCAGGGATGATGGTCCGCTGGTTCTCCTCCCAGGTAACAGAATCGCCATGCTAGGTCCCCTCTAGTGCCGACTCTACCGGGCAGCCCCTGCGCGTCTCTCTGCCCCGAGCATGGGATGCCTCTGCATTCCTCGATTCCCCCAACACCGAGCCCTGGGGGTGCGGCCAGGTTGGACTTGTCTTTGGCTATATGCCTGGGTCAAGGTGGACGTGGTGCTACGGAGCCCTGGGAGCCTGCAGGAGCCCAGGCCTGTCTCCATGAGGTTCATGAAGTTAGTGAAACCCAGACAGGCTGAGGAGAAGAAGGCTGTGGCCTCTGCACCTGCTGGGTCTTGGTCAGGTCTCCAGAGATGATTCTCCCATTAGCAGCTCCTCAGGTGGTTCCTGGTTCTCCAAATCCCAGTTCTCCAAGTAGCCAAAGGCAAAGTCACCAACATCACGTTTTGGACTTCAGCTCCGATTCCCATCAAATTACAGATGAGAAGGGCAGAGTTTTCTGCTTTccaccttctctccctttctcgtTTGTTTTTGGTGGTTGTTGGTTGTCTCATTTCTCCTTTGTGAAAATGCATAGCATTTACATTCCATTCCTCCACACCTTTGTTTTGCCTTAGATCTGTAACTGAAGATACTAGAAGCAGCCTGCCATTGTCTGCTGAAGTATTTTCTATTGTCTCTTGGTTGGTTGGAGGTAGTCCTCTAGAAGTTTCCtcaagaatgaaatattttcagatgaaCTGAGAAGACGTCTGGGATGTGAACTGAGAATTATTAGAGCTAGGCCCCTTGGgttacagcagtgtgtccatgagGGTTCATGGTGttctgttttttgtgtgtggcattttctatttttaaaaaggttaaaaagttaaaaattaagaaagaagagCTCATGTGAACCAAATTCTGTGCTCTTAAGTGTGTGGAAATGTTAGTCTGCAGCCTTTATACTTTATCCTCAACTGGGTTTGAAATGTTCAGCTCACACTTTCTTCCTTGAGTGTCTTCTAGAAATGGCTGCAGTGCCTTCTGCCACAGACTGAATAAGTCTGATTTCTATTTCACtggaatttcttctttttatttatttatggctgtgctgggtctttgttgctgtattgTTCCTTGTTGCCCCGTGGAGTTTCAGGAAGGGGAAATGGGACTCCTTAGGGTTTAAGCTGCTGTcatgttgcttccagacctggaagtctggcaggctaagCTGGTGTTCTCTGTTTATAGAGAATGCACATATTCAGTGGTGTTTACTCCCTGCCCTCGCCCTGGGAACTTGCCTCTTGAACCGCATTTCCCAGGCTCCCTTACCTTCCGGACTTGTTGGGTTTGGCTGCAGGGGATATCAGTAGGAGATGGAGAAGAGATGAGTTTATGCCTCCTGCCCTCTTCTTGCCGGGCATGGTTGGGCAGTGGCCTTGTTCCTCTGCTGGCCGTGGCAGCTCCTGTCTGCTGACCCTCTCCTATAGCTGGAGCTCGCATCAGGGTCTACAGCCCCTCCAGGCCAAGGGTCCCCCATTGCTCCAAGTCCCGGGCAGCCTTGTCATCTTTCATTGATTCCCTTAAGTCTGCCCACACCTTTGTGAACTCTCCATTTCCTCAGCTACCCCTCTGATGTGCCCTCTGCCCATGGGTGTATGAGAGCTGGGTTGCTAGGGAAGTCTTCTTTTGGTGACTGACAAACCAAGTCTCCTGGAATCTCTTCTTGGCTCCCCTGTGACTGGAATGGGTCTGTATGTATAAGATGTATGGGCTCTGTATGTACGGAGCTCAGatccatgaagcagaagtaggagAAAGCATAGGCAGGATAACAGTTATAAAACTCTTGCTGTTCATGACATTTGCAGtcacaggattaaaaaaaaattatcatgctTCAGATGTGAGACAGCCCTAAGTATTTAAGCATAGTTAAACTTTTGATTCCCCCAGAATTGTTCATTGCTCAGTTGGCaaattgcttttgaaaaattGGCTCTCCTTGACTTGATGATGGAGTCATCTGGTCCTTTGCCAGACTGGGTTGTTGAGCAGATTCCATTTGAATAATTAGTTGACTCTTGTTAAAGCTCAGTTCTCGAAGCCCCAAGTGTAGGACTTGACCTTCTGACTCAGGACAAGCTGACTCGGCTGCCTGTGTTCAAGGCCTGCTCTGTGGGGACCCATCATGACAGGCTTCTGCCCAGATGGGGTGTTTCCTACCTGAGTCACCCCAACCTCATCCAGGTAGGAGTAACCCAAGCCCAACCCCTTAGACCAGAAGCCTTCTTAGGAGGGTATGAGACTGTCCTAGGTTCTTTGGGCTGGAAAGGAGTCCAGCCTCAGGGAGCCCAGATGGGCTGGGCTGAGCTGAGAGGCCAGGGAGCTGGTCAGAGCTACAGTGGGAAGGCTGGTGGGACTAGAAGTGGGCCAGAACACCAAGGTCTGGGGCCCAAATCCAGTCTTGAGCAGCTTGGCCTCTCCAGGCCTTCCCTCTCCCTGTTGCATTTGGGATCTGTACCTGAACCCAGCCTTGTCAGGAGATTTGGGGCCATGATATGTTGTCACTGGAGTCTGGGTGCTCACACCAGGGCCGTGCATTAAGGAGGAGAGGGTCCCCTGGGCCAGGGGATGCAGTGAAGGTAAGAGCAGTCTGGCAGGGAGGAGGAAAAGTGCAGCCAGAGGGCTCCTGGCTGGCTCTGGGCCCAGAGTCCTGCTGAGTGGCCGAGCCCTGATGGGCCTGTCAAGGAGCTGGTGAGCTCCCAAGGAGAGGGCCACAGTGACGAGTGCCCAAGGGTGGGCACTGGCGCAGTGGCGTCATGGGGTCCTGAAGCCATCCCAGAGCTGGTGGCTGACACCGCCATCCTGTCAAGGGGTCCAGCAGAAAGGACCCATGTAGGGGTGGAGGACACACGCAACCTCAGAAGGAACAGGCAGGGGGCTTTGATGGGCCCAGGGAGCGTCCCCATGGGTCTCTCAGGCCAGTTCCCAACGGCCATGTCCCAGAAGTGCCCCCACCCTTGGCAGTGTTGTCCAAAACCATGAGCAGAACTCTCTGGGATTTGGATGTAACAGGGAGGCCAGAGTCATCTAGACCTGCTTAAACTGCAGGGCCCCTCACTTTCATGGCCACTTCTAAGTCCACAGGGTCAaacatatacgtgtgtgtgtgtgtgtgtgtattcacacgGATagtaatattctttttcttaaagggaCTCTCCAAATTGTTTAAGACCTGATCAGCTCCTGCTTATGGCACGTGTGGGGCTATGGCCTTGTGACCCAGAGTTCCTGCTGGCTCTACTATCCACTGCCCACCCTAGGGCGGTTGGCCACTGCCCAGGGCCTCCCAGCACCACTCAGGAATGTGGGAGGGCCTCGACTCCTTAAGCCTGTGTCAGGTAAACACTAATTAGACCCTGCCACTCCCTCCTGGACTCCCCTGAGGGGTAAGGGAGCCTGTCTGGGGGGAGCAGCCTCAAACTcctgccccaggcctgggctTTATGAGCAAGTCCTTGAAAGGGCCTTCCCTCCATGACCCCTAGCCAGTGGGAGTTCCATCTCCAAGCCCTCTCACTCCGAGGCAGCTTTATACCCCTGCCACTGTTTGTTCCACCCACTGATTGGTCAGGGCTCACTGCCAAGCAGCATGGACCTAGCTAGCATCTCTAGCACATCACTGATAAGAGGGTGGGAATGGAAGTTTACCACGAGTTTGCATGCCTGGCCCCACCGACTATCAGTGACAAGGCCAGGAAGGCCTGGAtgcccccattttatagatgaagaaactgaggctcatctGGGCTAGTGACTAAGGGAAGCAACATGTGATACGTGGCTTGAGGCATCTCTCTCCATCCTGAGTAACTCGGAAGGCAGTCTGGCTCCCTAAGCATGTAATGTTTCAGGGACTGGTAGAGCTTCTTTCCGGGAACTCTTGCTACAGCCAGAAGCACATCCCCAGTTGGTGGCAGGGTCCTCCATTTACTCCCATAGGACCTCTTGGGTGGGCACTTCTGACTTCACAGGGCTTCCCTAAGAGGCCAGGCCCCAAAGTGTGAGGAGGACTGGGTTCCCTTACCTGCAGGCTGCCTAAGTGCTGGGCCACCTGGGTGCTCCTGTGAGTGAGAACCAGGTAACTGCAAGTCAGGGACTACTAGACTTCTGGTCAACGCTGCAACCTTCTCTGCCTTGGGCCAGGCACGGCCCTCATTTCTCTACTCCCCAAGACTGTCCAGGGGAGGCTGAAAGGCCATTCTGCTGAGCTGAGTTGTTGGGAATAGGGAGGGCAGTGGCCTCCACTCCACTTGTATTCCTGGCCTGGGGCTGCGCAGGTACCCAGCCTTAGAAAATGCTACACCCCTGACTAGGCCACCCTAGGGATAGTAGGCAGCAGGCTGGAAGTTCTTGGCCTTGTCTGGATACACAACTGTGCCCAGACTGCCATGAGTCCAGGGGACTGGCAGGGCTGAGGTCCCCAAATGCCTCTCACCCTACAGGACACTAAGGCCTTTTGCCTTGGGAGAGGGGTATGTCCAGGAACCGAGCTCTGTCCAGCCTCATGCTCCCGGTCCCTGCTCCTCATGGGGTCTCAGGTTATGGGGAGTGGGGGTTTCATGTTGCCAGAGGAGCACTTCGCCAGGCACAGCATTGGGGTGGCCCCACCCAGCTTCTTcctcctgagcctgtgctgaCTCACCACCAGCATGAGTGCTCATGTCCCAGAGCCCGGCCAGGTATCAGAGGCATCTATAAAAGCAGACTGGTCCAGGCCCCAGCATCCTGCTTGATTACCACCTGTTGCCACACAATGCTGGGAGGCCTGGGGAAGCTAGCTGCCGAGGGCCTGGCCCACCGCACGGAGAAGGCCACAGAGGAAGCTGGTAAGGACCCTGGGGCTCCTTTCCCCTTGCGATGTTCCTCCCACTGGGGGACTCAGGACAGACTTGACTGGGCCAGTGAAAAGCTCATCCCAGCAGGATTTGGGCAGGCTTTGGTCCCATGGAGAACCAAGGATGATCAGCTCCACAGGCATGGAGGTAGGGGACTGTAGAAGCTAAACCAATAGGAGCCGCGAGAGGTCCACTGCCCCAGCAACCCGCCTGGTTAGACCTgttttgccccccaccccctaggCTTGACACATTCTTGGGGTCTGTGGCTGTGGGACGGAGGCGGCAGCTCAGAGGAGGCCCCTCGTAGCAGGAGGGGAGCCAGGGTGCTGGGTGAGCAGCTGGTGACTTGGCTCCTTGCCTCTGGAAACCGGCAGTGGGTGGGAGGCTTTCATGTTAAAAGAGCTTATTCTAAGTATCCTATAGATGCTACAGGAAAAGGAAGgtggattttaattttttaccatAACTTTAAAGCATCAAAGATTTCTTGCTGAAGAATCACCAAGTTTGATTGTGTTCAAAGTCAGCCCCTAGAGTTTACACAAAGGACATTTTTAGTTTCTTCAAAGTCCCCAGAAACTCTTTTTTGTACATCAGCCCTTGGATACAGAGAAGCTGATCCAAGCCCTACCCGTTTGACATTTTGTGAAAAACAGCTTGTGCCGGAGTTTGCTGTTCTCTTTCTAAATGGCTGCAAACATGTCTGTGTTTCATTTTAGCTTTGCAACTGCTGTTGACCGCCTACTTTCATCTTGACCAGCTCTCTGAGCGCTGTGTTATTCCCAGGACAAGGGAACCCAAGCAGTGGAGTTAATTCTAGGAGTTAGAATCTGAAATAGTCCTTCTGGCCCAACATCTTTCAGCTCTAGCACGTTACCACCCTAGGAGGGCAGAGAGTTTTGTCTCATTGGAGGAACTGCTTTGGGGGACTTGGTGTTGCTGTGGGaggggagtggtggtggtgggggtgaagCTTTGACATTCAGCCTCCTGCTGCGGCCTCCATTCAGCCATAGGCAGAGGAGCAGCTCACCTGAGAGGCGTGGTGACCTGGGAAATAGGCCCAGCCTTGGCTCCAGGTCCCC
This genomic window contains:
- the LOC101113302 gene encoding uncharacterized protein LOC101113302 codes for the protein MSRNRALSSLMLPVPAPHGVSGYGEWGFHVARGALRQAQHWGGPTQLLPPEPVLTHHQHECSCPRARPGIRGIYKSRLVQAPASCLITTCCHTMLGGLGKLAAEGLAHRTEKATEEAVHVVEGVVKEVIDHAKEAGEKAIADALKKAHESGEKAVKEVTETVTNTVTNAVTHAAEGLGKLGQ